The DNA window AGACAACCATGCCCGTACCTACTCGCTGCAACAGCGTCAACCCCGATGGGGTGCCCGTCGTGTAACGTAGTGCCGGAACTAGAACACGGTCATAGATGGGCACAAACAGTAAGCCGGCTGCCGGCCAGAACACTTGCAATGTGGCCGGAGGTAGCTCTAGGCCACCAATATGACGATTTAGGGTGCGTCCCTGCTTGTTAAAAAGTGTCATGATCTGCGCAATCACCACACCATAAGCTAGGCATGCTGCCCAGATCGGCAGTAGTTGTAGCACGCAACGCGCCTCCTCCATGCTGGTTGCgacatcttcatcttcatgatgaTGTCTTTTAGTGCAGACACGGAAGCTTGAGTTCCTAGCAAGCGCAAAGACACTACGACCAAGACGAGCAAAAGGGTTATCAGAGCCAGTGACAGGCACATGGAGGCGGTAGGTGGGAATGCCAAGGAGGAAGACAACAAAAGCGCAAATCATGACGGTGAAGAGCGTGCCAAAGCCAATTCCCCAACCAACATTCTCCTGGATGTAGCTGACAACGATGACAGCGAAACTGATCCCAATGGCTATGAAGAAGTGCCACCAGTTGAAGAGGGAGCTCCGGGCGGTGAACTCCCTGGCGTGGTTGGGATCGAATTGATCTGCGGCGaaggcaaggccacaaggtttgCCGACACCCTGCGCGAGCGCGATGAGATAGAGGGAGACATAGAAGAAGGACACCTCCAGCGAAAAAGGGGAAGACGAGGAGTCTTTGCCAAGGGATGCAGACGGTCGCTGAGACAGGAGTGTTGATGCTAGAGTGATCATGCCATAGCCCTGCATGTAGAGGAGTAGTTTAGACTTGGGAGTATTTGTGGAATAAATGGTCGAGAAGCACTTCAAGCTAAGGCGTACTTAAAGCTATCACTAATAATCTCAAACTATGTTGATTATGGTACAGCTACATTCAAATTTAAAAAAATATATTGCTATACAGTTTGGAGCAAAATGCCCAATTACAAACATGGGGAAATAATTCGTACAAACTTGGGAGGGATGAGGTCTGATAGCGACATTGATGACCTCGCCCAATTGATATAAATTTTCTTAAAGTTAATTGGGGCCGACTAGCTAGCATAGTGTGTACTGACAACGAAGAAGGCAGAGAACACCATGAATTGGCATGTGCTGGGGCGGCAGAGGAAATCGGAGGCCCTGGTGTGCTAATGTACGTCCAGGGCTTAATTTTATTTTTACGGGAGACTTCTAGTACTTGTATAGTTGTCTAAGACATATTTTTCGTGTGTTTGTATTCGTCTTCTGTCTCTTTGTATTTATCCAATTTAATATAGTATATGAGCGGAATACATCATCTTCTGTCTCTTCTAGTACTTTCTTTTTTGTGCGAGAAACTTCCAACCTATTCATGTTCAATGCCGACAGTACAAAGTAGAGGTAATAAATACAACTAGGTCCGTAGACCACCTAGTGACCACTACGAGCACCGGAGCCAGCTGAAGGCGCACCGCCAACAGCACCCCTCCCTGACCAGAGCTGGGCAGACCTCACtatagtagacagtcgggaaatCGTTGTGCTAAGCCCTCATAGGACTAGTGCACAAGAGGAGCAACCATCGCCTATGAAGAAATCCATGGTTGGGAAGGATCAAACTTGTAACACCAAAACAAAGACGAACGAAGACCTAGTACAAACTGATCTACCGAAGACCGGTACCGATCGAATCTTGCGAGATCCGACAAGATACACCTTCACATGCCCTCCGACGACGCTAGATGCATCATGGGAACTGAGATAGAATGTGGGAGAAATTATTTCAACTGAGGGACATCACCACCGCCAGACAGACCCAACCAAGGCAATGAACCTAACAAGAACAAGAATGTGTTCCCTCCCGCCCACGAGGCACAAGGTCCTCCGCACCTCCATGGTCCAAAGG is part of the Triticum urartu cultivar G1812 unplaced genomic scaffold, Tu2.1 TuUngrouped_contig_4452, whole genome shotgun sequence genome and encodes:
- the LOC125527841 gene encoding protein NRT1/ PTR FAMILY 5.10-like (The sequence of the model RefSeq protein was modified relative to this genomic sequence to represent the inferred CDS: added 218 bases not found in genome assembly) — encoded protein: MAMMDVDAPFLEDTEEPLAGVCDFRGRAVYRTTSGGWRSAFFLVVVEVAVIIVYYGVSANLITYLTGPLGQSNAAAATAVNVWTGTARLMPLLGAFVADSWLGRYRSIILACTLYVLGYGMITLASTLLSQRPSASLGKDSSSSPFSLEVSFFYVSLYLIALAQGVGKPCGLAFAADQFDPNHAREFTARSSLFNWWHFFIAIGISFAVIVVSYIQENVGWGIGFGTLFTVMICAFVVFLLGIPTYRLHVPVTGSDNPFARLGRSVFALARNSSFRVCTKRHHHEDEDVATSMEEARCVLQLLPIWAACLAYGVVIAQIMTLFNKQGRTLNRHIGGLELPPATLQVFWPAAGLLFVPIYDRVLVPALRYTTGTPSGLTLLQRVGTGMVVSMVAMCVAALVETQRLEMARKNNLVDNAMATIPMSWAWLVPQYVMIGVSDVFVLVGMQEFFYDQMPSELRSLGIALFYSVMGIGGFISGALISLIDHITRSGGGESWFSNNLNRAHLDYFYWLLAGLSAAELALYIYITRNYVYKEKSQLRVTT